A DNA window from Comamonas fluminis contains the following coding sequences:
- a CDS encoding MFS transporter has protein sequence MTTPDHAAPATAPAAATNRPLNREDYKTLGLSALGGTLEFYDFVVFVFFANVIGQLFFPAEMPEWMRQLQTLGIFAAGYLARPIGGILIAHFGDILGRKKMFTLSVFLMAVPTLVIGLLPTYASIGIAAPILLLLMRVLQGAAIGGEMPGAWVFVAEHAPEKRYGFAIGALTSGITGGIFLGSIIGVWLNSSYSKSEISDWAWRIPFILGGVFGLVSVYLRRFLHETPIFQELQARKAADRELPIKTILRDHREASVIVALMTWILSTAVVVVVVLMTPGYLQKVFHIVAADALKANAVATVTLTIGCVFWGWLSDKFGTKLAMILGWGGMAVTAYMFYLNLPGTNASLICTYATVGFFVGSISLLPVVGVRAFPPEVRFTGLSFSYNMAYAVFGGLTPIIISVWQQADVMAPAHYVAAMGVLGVVMAFWPLACKGWQAKKA, from the coding sequence ATGACTACGCCTGACCACGCTGCACCGGCTACCGCGCCGGCTGCTGCGACAAATCGTCCCCTGAACCGGGAGGACTACAAGACCCTGGGCCTATCGGCTCTGGGCGGAACGCTGGAGTTTTATGACTTCGTGGTGTTCGTCTTTTTTGCCAATGTCATTGGCCAGCTGTTCTTTCCGGCCGAGATGCCTGAATGGATGCGCCAGCTGCAGACGCTGGGCATCTTTGCGGCCGGCTATCTGGCCCGCCCCATTGGCGGCATCTTGATTGCCCACTTCGGCGACATTCTGGGTCGCAAGAAGATGTTCACCCTGTCGGTGTTCCTGATGGCCGTGCCTACGCTGGTCATTGGCCTGTTGCCCACCTATGCCTCGATTGGTATTGCCGCCCCTATCTTGCTGCTGCTGATGCGCGTGCTGCAAGGCGCTGCCATTGGCGGTGAAATGCCCGGCGCCTGGGTGTTTGTGGCCGAGCACGCCCCTGAAAAGCGCTATGGCTTTGCGATTGGTGCGCTGACTTCCGGCATCACCGGCGGTATTTTCCTGGGCTCCATCATTGGCGTGTGGCTCAACAGCAGCTATAGCAAGAGCGAAATCAGCGACTGGGCATGGCGCATCCCCTTCATCCTGGGTGGCGTGTTTGGTCTGGTGTCGGTGTATCTGCGCAGGTTTCTGCATGAAACCCCCATCTTCCAGGAACTGCAGGCCCGCAAGGCTGCCGACCGCGAGTTGCCCATCAAGACTATCTTGCGTGACCACCGCGAAGCCAGCGTGATCGTGGCGCTGATGACCTGGATTCTGTCCACCGCCGTGGTGGTGGTGGTGGTGCTGATGACCCCCGGCTATCTGCAAAAAGTTTTCCACATCGTTGCAGCTGATGCTCTCAAGGCCAATGCAGTAGCCACGGTGACGCTGACCATTGGCTGCGTGTTCTGGGGTTGGCTATCCGATAAATTCGGCACCAAACTTGCCATGATCCTCGGCTGGGGCGGTATGGCAGTGACGGCGTATATGTTCTATCTGAACCTGCCCGGCACCAACGCATCGCTGATCTGCACCTATGCCACCGTGGGCTTCTTCGTCGGCTCGATCTCGCTGCTACCCGTGGTGGGCGTGCGCGCCTTCCCGCCTGAAGTGCGCTTTACCGGCCTGTCCTTCTCGTACAACATGGCCTACGCCGTATTTGGCGGCCTTACCCCCATCATCATCTCGGTCTGGCAGCAGGCAGACGTGATGGCGCCTGCCCACTATGTGGCCGCCATGGGTGTGCTGGGTGTGGTGATGGCTTTCTGGCCTCTGGCCTGCAAGGGGTGGCAGGCCAAGAAGGCTTGA
- a CDS encoding patatin-like phospholipase family protein gives MASATPHTINLALQGGGSHGALTWGVLDALLEDDGLIFEGISGTSAGAMNAVVLAHGFAQAAAQEKNAEDARHLGRELARKALRELWEGVGTMGSVGSLLWGVPLAGAASLPIMGVLNQFLSPYQTNPLNINPLRQLLTRVVDFDTLVHPENAAVVPKLFVCATNVRTGRGKIFTGEQVTADAIMASACLPQMFKAVEIEGEHYWDGGFSGNPALYPLLYETKSRDILLVQINPKESDNLPDNASEIMDRMNEVTFNAGLLAELRAIEFVVRLLEQKRLDAGRYKHVLMHRIDGGEVLKPFGASSKARADMTLVRDLFELGRERAQQWLKQNRQHLGVKQTLRFNENMA, from the coding sequence ATGGCTTCAGCAACACCGCACACAATCAATCTAGCCTTGCAGGGCGGGGGATCGCATGGCGCCCTGACCTGGGGTGTGCTGGATGCGCTGCTGGAAGACGATGGTCTGATCTTTGAAGGCATCAGCGGCACCAGCGCCGGGGCCATGAATGCCGTGGTGCTGGCCCATGGCTTTGCGCAGGCCGCAGCGCAGGAGAAAAACGCCGAAGATGCCCGCCATCTGGGCCGCGAACTGGCCCGCAAGGCCCTGCGCGAGCTGTGGGAAGGCGTGGGAACCATGGGCAGCGTGGGCAGCCTGCTCTGGGGCGTGCCGCTGGCCGGTGCGGCAAGTCTGCCCATCATGGGCGTGCTCAACCAGTTTCTGTCGCCCTACCAGACCAATCCGCTCAATATCAACCCGCTGCGCCAGTTGCTAACGCGGGTGGTGGACTTTGACACGTTGGTGCATCCGGAAAATGCGGCAGTGGTGCCCAAGCTCTTTGTTTGTGCCACCAATGTGCGCACTGGGCGCGGCAAGATTTTTACCGGGGAGCAGGTGACGGCAGACGCCATCATGGCCTCGGCCTGCCTGCCGCAGATGTTCAAGGCCGTGGAAATTGAGGGCGAGCATTACTGGGATGGCGGCTTCTCGGGCAACCCTGCGCTGTACCCGCTGCTGTACGAAACCAAAAGCCGCGACATTCTGCTGGTGCAGATCAACCCCAAGGAATCCGACAACCTGCCCGATAACGCCAGCGAAATCATGGACCGCATGAACGAGGTGACCTTCAACGCAGGCCTGCTGGCCGAGCTGCGCGCCATTGAGTTCGTGGTGCGGCTGCTGGAGCAAAAGCGTCTGGATGCCGGGCGCTACAAACATGTGCTGATGCACCGCATTGATGGTGGCGAAGTGCTCAAGCCCTTTGGCGCCTCCAGCAAGGCCCGGGCCGATATGACGCTGGTGCGCGACCTGTTCGAGCTCGGGCGCGAGCGTGCTCAGCAGTGGCTCAAGCAAAACCGCCAGCACCTGGGTGTCAAACAGACCTTGCGATTCAACGAGAATATGGCCTAA
- a CDS encoding phosphoribosyl-ATP diphosphatase, whose product MSEQNTASVEGALARLAAVIESRKVINGGDPEKSYVARLLHKGPDAFLKKIGEEATEVVMAAKDVDYGGDKGKILYEVADLWFHSMIALSHYGLTPAEVVAELERREGTSGLEEKALRKAKERAAQEGAGQ is encoded by the coding sequence ATGTCTGAACAAAACACTGCGTCGGTTGAAGGCGCACTGGCCCGTCTGGCCGCCGTGATCGAAAGCCGCAAGGTCATCAACGGTGGCGACCCCGAAAAAAGCTATGTCGCCCGTCTGCTGCACAAAGGCCCCGATGCCTTTCTGAAGAAGATTGGTGAGGAAGCCACCGAGGTGGTGATGGCGGCCAAGGACGTTGATTACGGCGGCGATAAGGGAAAAATCCTTTATGAAGTGGCGGACTTGTGGTTTCACTCCATGATCGCGCTGTCGCACTATGGGCTGACACCTGCAGAAGTCGTGGCCGAGCTGGAGCGCCGTGAAGGCACCAGCGGCCTGGAAGAAAAAGCCTTGCGCAAAGCCAAGGAACGCGCAGCCCAGGAAGGGGCTGGCCAATAG
- the pdxA gene encoding 4-hydroxythreonine-4-phosphate dehydrogenase PdxA: protein MSATENQARPPAAGLPSSGLPIAITQGDCAGIGPEIIAKAFRSAPQALRGCFVVGELQTLRRATALAARVAEGEQGIAQPIAVISSPDEAWAVPEGAIALLELPGLPGPQPYGQISAAAGDAAAQCVVWAAQAALRQEIAALVTAPLHKEALHLAGVSFPGHTELLQAEAARHAGVSIAQMPVRMMLANDELRTVLVSIHVSLRDAIAAVTQPQILQTLRITHEALSKSLGRAPRIAVAGLNPHAGEGGIFGREEIEIIAPAIAAAQAQGIDACGPFAPDTVFMRARNTRAHPGEFDAVLAMYHDQGLIPVKYLGVENGVNVTLGLPLVRTSPDHGTAFDIAGQGIADEASLLQAVHMARSLAR from the coding sequence ATGTCTGCAACTGAAAACCAAGCCCGCCCGCCTGCTGCTGGACTGCCTAGCTCTGGACTGCCGATCGCCATCACCCAGGGAGATTGCGCAGGCATAGGCCCTGAAATCATTGCCAAGGCTTTTCGCTCTGCTCCGCAGGCGCTGCGTGGCTGCTTTGTTGTGGGCGAGTTGCAGACATTGCGCCGTGCAACCGCGCTGGCCGCCAGAGTGGCCGAAGGTGAGCAGGGTATTGCCCAGCCGATTGCAGTGATTTCCAGTCCTGATGAGGCATGGGCGGTGCCCGAAGGCGCGATTGCCTTGCTGGAGCTGCCGGGGCTGCCCGGCCCTCAGCCCTACGGTCAAATTTCAGCCGCAGCGGGGGACGCCGCAGCCCAATGTGTGGTCTGGGCTGCACAGGCGGCGCTGCGCCAGGAAATTGCGGCGCTGGTCACCGCACCGCTGCACAAGGAAGCCTTGCACCTGGCGGGTGTCAGCTTCCCTGGTCATACCGAGCTGCTGCAGGCCGAAGCAGCCCGACATGCCGGCGTCTCCATCGCGCAAATGCCGGTGCGCATGATGCTGGCCAATGACGAGTTGCGCACCGTGCTGGTCAGTATCCATGTGTCTTTGCGTGATGCGATTGCTGCCGTGACCCAGCCGCAGATTCTGCAAACCCTGCGCATCACGCATGAGGCGCTGAGCAAAAGCCTGGGCCGTGCCCCGCGCATTGCGGTGGCTGGCCTGAACCCGCACGCAGGCGAGGGCGGTATCTTCGGGCGTGAGGAAATCGAGATCATTGCCCCGGCGATTGCCGCTGCACAGGCGCAAGGCATCGATGCCTGCGGGCCTTTTGCGCCCGATACCGTGTTCATGCGTGCTCGTAATACAAGAGCGCACCCAGGGGAATTTGACGCAGTGTTGGCGATGTACCACGACCAAGGGTTGATCCCTGTCAAATATTTGGGTGTTGAGAATGGCGTCAATGTGACGCTGGGCCTGCCCCTGGTGCGCACCAGTCCGGACCACGGAACGGCCTTCGATATCGCCGGGCAGGGCATCGCTGATGAGGCCAGTCTGCTGCAGGCCGTGCACATGGCGCGCAGTTTGGCGCGCTGA
- a CDS encoding DUF4870 family protein — MNDDRNIIDVHSSSSAEIQGLKAWGWVSYLLHLIVAVAAVLPGAQVSVFLLIIAVIIDVVKRDDARGTWQESHFSWRLRSVLWAIVLYAVTFPFFLLGLLIFNPAWVLISIWFLYRIVRGMVAMNKDQAIQS; from the coding sequence ATGAATGATGACCGCAACATCATCGATGTTCACAGCAGCAGCTCTGCCGAGATTCAAGGCCTCAAGGCCTGGGGCTGGGTCAGCTATCTGCTGCACCTGATCGTGGCGGTGGCGGCCGTGCTGCCGGGTGCGCAGGTCAGCGTGTTTCTGCTGATCATTGCCGTCATCATTGACGTGGTCAAACGCGACGATGCACGCGGCACCTGGCAGGAGAGCCATTTCTCCTGGCGTCTGCGCAGCGTGCTGTGGGCCATCGTGCTCTACGCCGTCACCTTCCCGTTCTTCCTGCTGGGCCTGCTGATCTTCAACCCTGCCTGGGTGCTGATCTCCATCTGGTTCCTCTACCGCATCGTGCGCGGCATGGTGGCGATGAACAAGGATCAGGCCATTCAGTCCTGA
- a CDS encoding histidine triad nucleotide-binding protein, with translation MHNHDYDANCLFCRIAKGEIPSRKVYEDEEVFAFHDINPAAPVHFLMVPKKHIASMAQVQAEDAPLLGRMMALAPRLALEQGCNPYPDGGFRIVVNTGAEGGQEVHHLHLHVMGGPRPWLKG, from the coding sequence ATGCACAACCACGATTACGACGCCAACTGCCTTTTTTGCCGCATTGCCAAGGGTGAGATTCCTTCCCGCAAGGTCTATGAAGACGAGGAAGTCTTTGCCTTTCATGACATCAACCCCGCGGCCCCTGTGCACTTTCTGATGGTTCCCAAGAAGCACATTGCCTCCATGGCACAGGTGCAGGCCGAAGATGCCCCCCTGCTGGGCCGCATGATGGCGCTGGCACCCCGCCTGGCGCTGGAGCAGGGCTGCAACCCTTATCCAGATGGCGGTTTCCGTATCGTGGTGAACACCGGCGCTGAAGGTGGCCAGGAAGTGCATCACCTGCACCTTCATGTCATGGGCGGCCCTCGTCCCTGGCTCAAAGGCTGA
- the mscL gene encoding large conductance mechanosensitive channel protein MscL — protein MGMMQEFREFAIKGNVMDLAVGVIIGGAFGKIVDSVVSDLIMPLVGLIFGKLDFSNLFVVLGTIPDGIPRTLDALKKAGVPVFAYGSFITVAVNFLILAFIIFMMVKQINRLKREAPAAPEEAPATPEDIQLLREIRDSLNRKA, from the coding sequence ATGGGCATGATGCAAGAATTCCGCGAATTCGCAATCAAGGGAAACGTGATGGATCTCGCGGTGGGCGTGATCATTGGTGGCGCGTTTGGCAAGATTGTTGACTCTGTGGTCAGCGATCTGATCATGCCTTTGGTGGGCCTGATTTTCGGCAAGCTGGACTTCTCCAACCTGTTCGTGGTGCTGGGCACCATCCCCGACGGAATACCGCGTACTCTGGATGCCTTGAAGAAGGCCGGCGTTCCTGTTTTTGCCTACGGCAGCTTCATCACCGTGGCTGTGAACTTCCTGATTCTGGCCTTCATCATCTTCATGATGGTCAAGCAGATCAACCGCCTCAAGCGTGAAGCACCGGCCGCTCCAGAAGAAGCGCCCGCTACGCCTGAAGACATTCAGCTGCTGCGCGAAATCCGCGACAGTCTGAACCGCAAAGCCTGA
- the hisF gene encoding imidazole glycerol phosphate synthase subunit HisF, protein MLAKRIIPCLDVTGGRVVKGVNFLELRDAGDPVEIAARYNAQGADELTFLDITATSDGRDLILPIIEAVASQVFIPLTVGGGVRTVDDVRRLLNAGADKTSFNSAAISNPDTINACSDKYGAQCIVVAIDAKRRTPEDEQRIGPGGTPMGPGWDVYSHGGRKNVGLDVVRWAAEMAQRGAGEILLTSMDKDGTKSGFDLKLTRAVADAVGVPVIASGGVGNLDDLADGVTIGGADAVLAASIFHYGEYTVQQAKECMRARGIPVRL, encoded by the coding sequence ATGCTTGCCAAACGCATCATTCCCTGCCTTGACGTGACCGGTGGCCGCGTGGTCAAGGGCGTCAACTTTCTGGAGCTGCGCGATGCGGGCGACCCGGTGGAAATTGCCGCGCGCTACAACGCGCAGGGTGCGGACGAGCTGACTTTTCTGGACATCACCGCCACCAGCGATGGCCGTGATCTGATCCTGCCCATCATCGAAGCCGTGGCCTCGCAGGTCTTTATCCCGCTGACGGTGGGTGGTGGTGTGCGCACGGTGGACGATGTGCGCCGTTTGCTCAACGCAGGGGCTGACAAGACCAGTTTCAACTCCGCTGCGATCTCCAACCCCGACACCATCAACGCCTGCAGCGACAAGTACGGCGCGCAGTGCATTGTTGTCGCCATCGACGCCAAGCGCCGCACGCCTGAAGACGAGCAGCGCATCGGCCCCGGCGGCACGCCCATGGGCCCAGGCTGGGATGTGTACAGCCACGGTGGCCGCAAGAATGTGGGGCTGGATGTGGTGCGCTGGGCTGCCGAAATGGCGCAGCGCGGCGCGGGCGAGATTTTGCTGACCAGCATGGACAAGGATGGCACCAAGAGCGGCTTCGACCTGAAGCTGACCCGTGCCGTGGCCGATGCCGTGGGTGTGCCCGTCATTGCCTCGGGCGGCGTGGGCAATCTGGACGATCTGGCCGATGGCGTGACCATTGGCGGTGCGGACGCGGTGCTGGCCGCCAGCATCTTCCACTACGGTGAGTACACGGTGCAGCAGGCCAAGGAATGCATGCGCGCACGCGGTATTCCTGTGCGTCTTTAA
- the tatC gene encoding twin-arginine translocase subunit TatC: protein MSEPSKEDELAGSEQPFVQHLMELRDRLLYCTYGIGVALAILFFWPGPDGLIDFIAHPIKEHMPPGAKLIAVGVFSPFFVPLKVLMMVAVLLALPWLMYQIWAFVAPGLYSHEKKFALPLILFGSLLAYAGIAFVQFFVLGNMFKFIQHFTPASVAATPDIASYVEAILSLYIAFAAAFQVPIVVMLLVRFGLVEIDKLKSFRGYFVVLAFVIAAVITPPDVISQLALAIPMCLLYEIGIIGARWFNKASRPEGEAAEGTEVDKPADQS, encoded by the coding sequence ATGTCCGAACCCTCTAAAGAAGACGAACTGGCCGGCTCCGAGCAGCCATTTGTGCAGCACCTGATGGAGCTGCGCGATCGCCTGCTGTACTGCACCTACGGCATTGGCGTGGCGCTGGCCATTCTGTTTTTCTGGCCCGGCCCGGATGGCCTGATCGATTTCATCGCTCACCCCATCAAGGAACATATGCCGCCCGGCGCCAAGCTGATTGCGGTGGGCGTGTTCTCGCCGTTCTTTGTGCCGCTCAAGGTGCTGATGATGGTGGCCGTGCTGCTGGCGCTGCCCTGGCTGATGTACCAGATCTGGGCTTTTGTAGCCCCGGGCCTGTACAGCCACGAGAAGAAGTTTGCGCTGCCGCTGATTCTGTTCGGCAGCCTGCTGGCCTATGCCGGTATTGCCTTTGTACAGTTCTTTGTGCTGGGCAATATGTTCAAGTTCATCCAGCACTTCACGCCCGCCAGCGTGGCGGCAACGCCGGATATTGCCTCCTATGTAGAAGCCATTCTGTCGCTGTACATCGCCTTTGCTGCAGCCTTCCAGGTGCCCATCGTGGTCATGCTGCTGGTGCGCTTTGGACTGGTGGAGATCGACAAGCTCAAGTCCTTCCGCGGCTACTTTGTGGTGCTGGCCTTTGTGATTGCAGCGGTCATCACGCCGCCGGATGTGATCTCTCAGCTGGCGCTGGCCATTCCCATGTGTCTGCTGTATGAGATTGGCATCATTGGTGCTCGCTGGTTCAACAAGGCGTCCCGCCCCGAAGGCGAGGCCGCCGAGGGCACCGAAGTGGACAAGCCCGCAGACCAAAGCTGA
- a CDS encoding Nif3-like dinuclear metal center hexameric protein yields MSIERNNLLSVFNGLLQPERFKDYGPNGLQVEGKSEIRRIVSGVTASRALIEAAIDARADAIFVHHGLFWRGMDGRITGWLKERIRLLLAHDINLFAYHLPLDAHAELGNNAQLGFKLGVKGQAAFGDQNLGWLADADFASADALNSHVQTVLGRSTTLVNADAARPVRKLAWCTGGAQGFFEAAIAAGADAFITGEISEPQAHLARETGVSFIAAGHHATERYGAPAVTDYVARECGIEHQWIEIDNPA; encoded by the coding sequence ATGAGCATTGAGCGAAACAACCTCCTTTCCGTCTTCAACGGGCTGCTGCAGCCCGAACGATTCAAGGACTACGGCCCCAATGGCCTGCAAGTGGAAGGCAAAAGCGAGATACGCCGCATCGTCAGCGGCGTCACGGCCAGCCGTGCACTGATTGAGGCTGCGATTGATGCCCGGGCTGACGCCATCTTTGTGCATCACGGCCTGTTCTGGCGCGGTATGGATGGGCGCATTACCGGCTGGCTCAAGGAACGCATACGCTTGCTGCTGGCACATGACATCAATCTGTTTGCCTACCATCTGCCGCTGGATGCCCATGCTGAACTGGGCAACAACGCGCAACTGGGCTTCAAGCTGGGTGTGAAGGGGCAGGCTGCGTTTGGCGATCAGAACCTGGGCTGGCTGGCCGACGCCGACTTTGCCAGTGCCGATGCCCTCAACAGCCATGTGCAGACTGTTCTGGGTCGCAGCACTACTTTGGTCAATGCCGATGCGGCACGCCCTGTTCGTAAGCTGGCCTGGTGCACAGGCGGTGCGCAAGGCTTTTTCGAGGCTGCGATTGCTGCCGGGGCGGATGCTTTCATCACTGGCGAGATCTCCGAGCCTCAGGCCCATCTGGCCCGTGAAACCGGCGTGAGCTTTATCGCCGCTGGCCATCATGCAACCGAGCGCTATGGTGCCCCTGCGGTGACCGACTATGTGGCGCGCGAGTGCGGCATAGAGCACCAGTGGATTGAGATCGATAATCCAGCCTGA
- the tatB gene encoding Sec-independent protein translocase protein TatB, giving the protein MFDIGLSKMALIGAVALVVIGPEKLPRVARMVGTLLGRAQRYVADVKSEVNRSMELDELRKMKDTVETAARDVQSSVRNQATDLEKDWNDATKDLRDDAQMTSASSFESYGSDGGYGSYGESDTHSAVVPSYSHPRKNWRLKRGAVPQWYKARAGVRTKVQSGAARVARFRPKKFH; this is encoded by the coding sequence ATGTTTGATATTGGTCTGTCCAAAATGGCGCTGATCGGCGCGGTGGCCCTGGTGGTCATCGGCCCCGAGAAGCTGCCACGCGTAGCCAGAATGGTTGGCACCCTGCTTGGCAGGGCGCAGCGCTATGTGGCCGACGTCAAGTCGGAAGTCAACCGCTCCATGGAGCTCGATGAGCTGCGCAAGATGAAGGACACGGTCGAGACTGCGGCCCGGGACGTGCAGTCCAGTGTTCGCAATCAGGCTACGGACCTTGAAAAGGACTGGAACGATGCGACCAAGGACTTGCGCGACGATGCGCAGATGACCTCTGCCTCGTCCTTTGAGTCCTATGGCTCGGATGGTGGCTACGGCAGCTATGGCGAGTCTGACACGCACAGCGCCGTGGTGCCCAGCTACAGCCATCCTCGCAAGAACTGGCGCCTCAAGCGCGGTGCCGTGCCCCAGTGGTACAAAGCCCGTGCCGGTGTTCGCACCAAGGTTCAGTCCGGCGCGGCACGCGTGGCGCGTTTTCGGCCCAAGAAGTTCCATTGA
- the tatA gene encoding Sec-independent protein translocase subunit TatA → MGSFSIWHWAIVLLIVVLVFGTKKLKNIGSDLGGAVKGFKDGMKDGATDAESGAAAGQVANQQVADKATIDVEAKQKS, encoded by the coding sequence ATGGGCTCGTTTTCTATTTGGCACTGGGCAATCGTGCTGCTCATCGTGGTTCTGGTGTTCGGCACCAAGAAGCTCAAGAACATCGGCTCTGACCTGGGCGGTGCCGTCAAGGGCTTCAAGGACGGCATGAAGGACGGCGCGACAGACGCCGAATCCGGCGCTGCTGCTGGCCAGGTGGCCAACCAGCAGGTGGCTGACAAGGCCACTATCGACGTGGAAGCCAAGCAAAAGAGCTGA
- the hisI gene encoding phosphoribosyl-AMP cyclohydrolase: MSWLDQVKWDAQGLVPVIAQEQSSGDVVMFAWMNREALEKTAELSRAVYFSRSRNKLWFKGEESGHVQTVHEIRIDCDNDVVLLKITQEGHDPGIACHTGRHSCFYSVFKDGQWIAVDPVLKDPASIYK; encoded by the coding sequence ATGAGCTGGCTCGATCAAGTCAAATGGGATGCGCAGGGCCTGGTGCCCGTGATTGCGCAGGAGCAAAGCAGCGGCGATGTGGTCATGTTCGCCTGGATGAACCGCGAGGCGCTGGAAAAAACCGCTGAGCTGAGTCGCGCCGTGTACTTCAGCCGCTCGCGCAACAAGCTGTGGTTCAAGGGCGAGGAATCCGGCCATGTGCAGACCGTGCACGAGATTCGCATCGACTGCGACAACGACGTGGTTTTGCTCAAAATTACGCAAGAGGGGCATGATCCCGGCATTGCCTGCCACACCGGGCGCCACTCGTGCTTTTACAGCGTTTTCAAGGACGGACAGTGGATTGCTGTCGATCCGGTCTTGAAAGATCCTGCTTCCATCTATAAATAA
- a CDS encoding S1C family serine protease: MKRTWLLFSQVVTVLVAIYFVVATLQPTWLQRGNVRSGAGVSLLQAPPTPAGEVAPGSFAPAARKAAPAVVSINTSKAVRHPRANDPWFQFFFGDQGTQEQSGLGSGVIISQDGYILTNNHVVEGADDIEVTLTDSRQAKAKVIGTDPETDLAILKIELDKLPVIVLGNSDQVAVGDRVLAIGNPFGVGQTVTSGIISALGRSQLGINTFENFIQTDAAINPGNSGGALVDANGSLLGINTAIYSRSGGSMGIGFAIPVSTAKMVLDGIVKDGKVTRGWIGVEPNELSPELAETFGVKADAGVIITGVLQAGPAAQAGMRPGDVIVKVGETAIQNVSQLLTAVAALKPGEASKFDVRRGDSEVMLDVTPGIRPAASTLQQNGNRRR, encoded by the coding sequence ATGAAACGCACCTGGTTGCTGTTTTCGCAGGTCGTCACCGTGCTGGTGGCTATCTATTTTGTAGTGGCTACCCTACAGCCCACTTGGCTTCAGCGCGGAAATGTTCGCAGCGGTGCTGGCGTCTCGCTGCTGCAGGCGCCGCCCACTCCGGCAGGAGAAGTCGCGCCCGGCAGCTTTGCGCCTGCCGCCCGCAAGGCCGCGCCCGCTGTGGTCAGCATCAACACCAGCAAGGCGGTGCGCCATCCACGCGCCAACGACCCCTGGTTCCAGTTCTTCTTTGGCGATCAGGGAACGCAGGAGCAATCTGGTTTGGGTAGCGGCGTCATCATCAGTCAAGATGGCTACATCCTGACCAACAACCATGTGGTCGAGGGCGCAGACGATATCGAGGTCACACTGACGGACAGCCGTCAGGCCAAGGCCAAGGTCATCGGCACCGATCCCGAGACCGATCTGGCCATTCTCAAAATTGAACTGGACAAGCTGCCCGTCATCGTGCTGGGCAATTCCGACCAGGTCGCCGTGGGCGACCGCGTGCTGGCCATTGGCAACCCCTTCGGCGTGGGCCAGACGGTCACCAGCGGCATCATCAGCGCGCTGGGTCGCAGCCAGCTGGGCATCAACACCTTCGAGAACTTCATCCAGACCGATGCGGCCATCAACCCCGGCAACTCCGGCGGCGCGCTGGTGGATGCCAATGGCAGCCTGCTGGGCATCAACACTGCCATCTATTCACGCTCTGGCGGCAGCATGGGCATTGGTTTTGCCATTCCCGTCTCCACCGCCAAGATGGTGCTGGACGGCATTGTGAAAGACGGCAAGGTCACACGCGGCTGGATTGGTGTGGAGCCCAATGAACTCTCGCCCGAGCTGGCCGAAACCTTTGGCGTGAAGGCCGATGCAGGCGTCATCATCACTGGCGTGCTGCAAGCTGGCCCTGCGGCCCAGGCGGGCATGCGCCCTGGCGACGTGATCGTGAAGGTGGGTGAAACCGCTATCCAGAATGTCTCGCAACTGCTGACTGCCGTGGCAGCCCTCAAGCCCGGCGAAGCTTCCAAGTTTGATGTGCGCCGTGGCGACAGCGAGGTCATGCTGGACGTGACCCCCGGCATTCGCCCTGCGGCCAGCACCTTGCAGCAAAACGGCAACCGCCGCCGCTAA